The Bombus fervidus isolate BK054 chromosome 6, iyBomFerv1, whole genome shotgun sequence genome contains a region encoding:
- the LOC139988406 gene encoding uncharacterized protein, with amino-acid sequence MEYDSMLHYFKFELNLQRMAMITMAISLWEQSHIRNKIQQLLTFEYRDGENAINERKWHDITKLILKEIESNTLNSILKIELTHIIKCIGDKIFNWYEYIRKNIEYDTKESAINYIEKIYWTYYGSIDEVKTLKSFWIDNPKLSIVTVYDMACEYALEENINNLWEQLPRALKEKCFENMYTEYKCLILEYWQCFRDGNLTVFIRYLETAIHSGTGYIHEHLYNRYHSVEENMFRLSVYGGYSKAVKYFWDKLNEEEKNRNVINGIQIAVTSYIPDYTSIGEYYYKRDNFVEICIFLMNQVRAGHKRKTITQIIYDSFEDNIYMCNILKMIAPTWPWQDFLVKILEELEAALKVQNNGHTGFNLLFVIVCSMKRDYDLGYVIENSKYAMILHEVWHNIPACLKSKIAEIDSYLDLIENLLEIWHLPSVKLIINTPEMIKWKTKLLEFGHKACTKIGMLVKIGQYELLNQFIEEVLVSKKEEKLFKQAISMWDYFINEDQYDLADKLLDWQSDSIEEKEELKSKINHVGLCINFIKKDQYELADKLLDWKFSTREARQVCKDSFKDNKSSYYYIYKLWAVKEEDVEIARNKSHKFLNWFLHSEEEIVWFKKQKLVNDQLAKILCELFIEKNYFETVEHFLNWCLLSKEEIQKLKQVIVNKKLSKKCQCYIMWNYVHIAEKFIKWAFDEEAERTKFIRQFMLSNDGIDCCARFIAGADESGINKHKSTFEEVVIKYNNFIDFWIKPLNNSNEIKDRLINHLFHYGADENIETYEIFMNLLDKSN; translated from the coding sequence ATGGAATATGATTCCATGCTACATTATTTTAAGTTTGAATTAAATTTGCAACGTATGGCGATGATAACTATGGCAATATCGCTATGGGAACAATCACAtatcagaaataaaatacaacaacTTTTAACATTTGAATATAGAGATGGTGAGAATGCAATTAATGAGAGGAAGTGGCAtgatataacaaaattaatattaaaagagaTAGAGTCAAATacattaaattcaatattgaaGATCGAATTAACTCACATAATAAAATGCATAGGTGATAAGATATTTAACTGGTATGAGTATATTCGTAAGAATATTGAATATGATACAAAAGAATCagcaattaattatattgagaaaatatattgGACTTATTATGGATCGATAGATGAGGTAAAGACATTAAAATCATTTTGGATAGATAACCCAAAACTAAGTATTGTTACAGTTTATGATATGGCATGTGAGTATGctttagaagaaaatatcaataatttatGGGAACAACTACCAAGagcattaaaagaaaaatgttttgaaaatatgtatacgGAATATAAGTGtcttatattagaatattggCAATGTTTTAGGGATGGAAATTTAACAGTATTTATTAGATATCTTGAAACAGCAATACATTCAGGAACGGGATACATACATgaacatttatataatagatATCATTCAGTAGAAGAGAATATGTTTAGATTGTCTGTCTATGGAGGATATAGCAAggctgtaaaatatttttgggataaattaaacgaggaagaaaaaaacagaaatGTAATTAATGGTATACAAATAGCTGTTACTAGCTATATTCCTGATTATACATCAATTGgggaatattattataaacgagacaattttgtagaaatatgtatatttcttatGAATCAAGTGAGAGCAGGCCATAAGAGAAAGACTATAACTCAGATTATATATGATTCATTTGaggataatatatatatgtgtaacattttaaaaatgataGCACCCACATGGCCATGGCAAGATtttcttgtaaaaatattagaagaatTAGAGGCAGCTTTGAAAGTGCAAAATAATGGCCATACAGGTTTCAATTTGTTATTTGTGATTGTATGTTCCATGAAAAGAGACTATGATTTAGGTtatgtaatagaaaatagtaaGTATGCGATGATACTACATGAAGTATGGCATAACATCCCTGCGTGCTTAAAATCAAAGATAGCTGAGATAGATTCATATTTAGATctcatagaaaatttattagagATTTGGCACTTACCAAGCGTaaagttaataattaatactcCAGAGATGATAAAAtggaaaacaaaattattagaatttggACATAAAGCATGTACAAAGATAGGAATGCTAGTAAAGATAGGacaatatgaattattaaatcaattCATAGAGGAAGTGTTAGTTTCtaaaaaagaggagaagcTTTTTAAACAAGCCATTAGTATGTGggattatttcataaatgaaGACCAATATGATTTGGCAGATAAACTATTAGATTGGCAATCTGATTCCatagaagagaaggaagagcTTAAGAGTAAGATAAATCATGTAGGgctttgtataaattttataaaaaaggaTCAATACGAATTAGCAGATAAGTTGCTAGATTGGAAATTTTCTACAAGAGAAGCAAGACAAGTTTGTAAGGATAGTTTTAAAGACAATAAAtcttcatattattatatttataaattatgggcagtaaaagaagaagatgtaGAAATAGCACGAAACAAATCTCATAAGTTTTTAAACTGGTTTTTACACTCAGAAGAAGAGATAGTATGGTTTAAGAAACAGAAGTTAGTAAATGACCAATTAGCAAAAATACTTTGCGAGTTATTCatagaaaagaattattttgaaacagttgagcattttttaaattggtgTTTATTATCAAAAGAGGAAATACAAAAGTTAAAGcaagtaatagtaaataagaAACTATCTAAAAAATGtcaatgctatataatgtggaattatgtacatatagcagagaaatttattaaatgggCTTTCGATGAAGAGGCAGAAAGAACAAAGTTTATTAGACAATTTATGTTATCAAATGATGGTATAGATTGTTGTGCTCGTTTTATAGCAGGGGCAGATGAAAGCGGAATTAACAAGCATAAATCAACATTCGAGGAAGtggttattaaatataataactttATCGATTTTTGGATCAAACCTCTAAATAActctaatgaaataaaagatagatTAATAAACCATTTATTTCACTATGGTGCagatgaaaatatagaaacatatgaaatatttatgaatttattagaTAAATCTAACTAA